In Numidum massiliense, a single genomic region encodes these proteins:
- a CDS encoding metallophosphoesterase: MTIDSYVYIVFILAVVLFYTTCIFPTQWLKIERVNYPLGLNKKILQISDLHVERLRISPNKLRAVIAAEQPDYIFLTGDFTKRREMLPRVAQYFAVFRDSGIATYAVLGNHDHDVPFTEEDRAFFNRYGIHLMRNESRRLSQFALIGIDDAYSGFSDVEQAFRGVDKQLPKIVITHDPNVVLEIDEPFAYLMGGHFHGKQFNVPFLFALKPMGKLPRQGIYKGLHESKFGPYYISKGIGQSRLNLRFLVRSEVTIHYL; this comes from the coding sequence ATGACGATCGACAGTTATGTTTATATCGTTTTTATACTTGCAGTTGTATTGTTTTATACAACCTGTATATTTCCGACGCAATGGTTAAAAATCGAACGCGTCAATTACCCGCTCGGGTTAAATAAAAAGATATTACAAATTAGCGACTTGCACGTGGAACGCCTGCGGATTAGCCCGAACAAGTTAAGAGCGGTCATCGCCGCGGAACAGCCGGACTATATTTTTTTGACCGGCGACTTTACGAAGCGGAGAGAGATGCTGCCCCGCGTCGCCCAATACTTTGCCGTATTTCGCGACAGTGGCATTGCGACGTACGCCGTGCTCGGCAACCACGATCACGACGTGCCGTTCACCGAGGAAGACCGCGCCTTTTTTAACCGTTACGGCATTCATCTCATGCGCAATGAATCGCGGCGGCTCAGTCAATTTGCACTCATCGGCATTGACGATGCGTATAGCGGTTTTAGCGACGTCGAACAGGCGTTTCGCGGTGTCGACAAACAGCTTCCCAAAATCGTCATTACGCATGACCCAAATGTCGTGTTGGAGATTGACGAACCGTTCGCGTACTTAATGGGCGGCCATTTTCACGGCAAACAATTCAATGTGCCGTTTCTGTTTGCGCTTAAACCGATGGGAAAGCTGCCGCGGCAAGGAATATATAAAGGATTACACGAGAGTAAATTCGGCCCGTACTACATTTCTAAAGGCATCGGGCAATCGCGTTTGAATTTGCGCTTTTTAGTTCGCAGTGAAGTGACTATTCACTATTTGTAG
- a CDS encoding 4-hydroxy-3-methylbut-2-enyl diphosphate reductase, which produces MEVIKITPRGYCYGVVDAMVIAQRAAKDPTLPRPIYILGMIVHNRHVVDAFDEEGIITLDGENRIQLLDQIDKGTVIFTAHGVSPEVRAKAQQKGLTVIDATCPDVTRTHDLIREKTANGYDVVYIGKKGHPEPEGAIGVAPDRVHLVEKAADVAALDLSNEQIIVTNQTTMSQWDTLQLMDLIREKYPQAEVHNEICMATQTRQEAVAEQAKQADVTIVVGDPRSNNSNRLAQVSEEIAGVKAHRISNVSEIKPEWLLGKKKVAVTSGASTPTPLTREVVKYVEQFDENDRHTWQPQRMVDGKKILPKIR; this is translated from the coding sequence ATGGAAGTCATCAAAATTACACCGCGCGGCTACTGTTACGGTGTCGTCGACGCGATGGTGATCGCGCAGCGGGCGGCGAAAGACCCGACGTTGCCGCGCCCGATTTACATTTTAGGAATGATTGTCCACAACCGCCACGTCGTGGATGCTTTTGACGAAGAAGGAATTATTACTCTCGATGGAGAGAATCGGATACAACTATTAGATCAAATAGACAAAGGAACAGTTATTTTCACGGCGCACGGCGTGTCGCCAGAAGTAAGGGCGAAAGCGCAGCAAAAAGGGTTAACCGTGATCGATGCGACGTGTCCTGACGTGACGCGGACGCACGACCTCATTCGCGAAAAGACGGCGAATGGGTACGATGTCGTGTACATTGGAAAAAAAGGGCATCCGGAGCCAGAAGGAGCGATCGGCGTTGCCCCAGACCGCGTGCACTTAGTGGAGAAGGCGGCCGACGTCGCTGCCCTCGACCTTAGTAACGAGCAGATCATCGTGACGAACCAAACGACGATGAGTCAATGGGACACGCTGCAGTTGATGGACCTTATTCGCGAGAAATACCCGCAAGCCGAAGTGCATAACGAAATATGCATGGCGACACAGACGCGGCAAGAAGCGGTTGCTGAGCAGGCAAAACAGGCGGATGTCACGATCGTCGTCGGCGACCCGCGTAGCAACAATTCGAATCGACTGGCGCAAGTTTCGGAAGAAATTGCTGGTGTTAAGGCGCATCGCATTAGTAACGTAAGTGAAATAAAGCCAGAATGGTTGTTAGGCAAGAAAAAGGTTGCTGTCACTTCGGGCGCTTCCACGCCGACTCCGCTAACGCGCGAAGTGGTCAAATACGTCGAGCAGTTCGACGAAAATGATCGTCACACGTGGCAGCCGCAGCGCATGGTTGACGGTAAAAAAATATTGCCGAAAATTCGATAA
- a CDS encoding PNPOx family protein, which translates to MKVEKRVLIEHLKRLDVYEPGMKYWNVDRLEEEYVKALGQKGIWK; encoded by the coding sequence GTGAAAGTGGAAAAACGTGTGCTCATCGAGCACCTAAAACGTCTGGACGTTTACGAACCGGGAATGAAATATTGGAACGTTGACCGGTTGGAAGAAGAGTACGTTAAAGCGCTCGGACAAAAAGGGATTTGGAAATAA
- a CDS encoding FHIPEP family type III secretion protein: MNDWSISDAYSKQKYDVLALELGASLYDTLFKQTDLAIRVQHLRQRIMGTHGLFVPAIRIKPTELAPHRYVVRTRGQLAGEGVLRPPLLFSSVHEEGEPGVHPVTNEAGVWTDSDGTPAADLLLDHLLYVMEKKAPDLLTFETASRWWLQARTHTPLLYKELEKRGMTTGLMWQVMRKLLAQRIPLHPFEQLLETIVAYYVVHPPQGHAPPEWSSAHPDDIVKYVAKQKKKRLPPPKRPTAVIHRIE; this comes from the coding sequence ATGAACGACTGGTCCATCTCTGATGCTTACAGCAAACAAAAATACGATGTACTCGCATTGGAGCTTGGGGCGTCTCTGTACGACACGCTGTTTAAACAGACGGACCTTGCCATCCGCGTCCAGCACTTGCGACAGCGCATTATGGGTACACACGGTCTTTTTGTCCCAGCCATCCGCATTAAGCCGACCGAGCTCGCCCCGCACCGTTACGTCGTGCGCACGCGGGGGCAACTGGCTGGCGAAGGTGTGTTACGCCCGCCGCTCCTGTTCAGCAGTGTACACGAGGAGGGGGAGCCGGGTGTTCATCCCGTGACGAACGAGGCTGGCGTGTGGACGGACAGTGACGGGACACCTGCGGCCGATCTGTTGCTCGACCACTTACTTTACGTTATGGAGAAAAAAGCACCCGACTTGTTAACGTTTGAAACAGCGTCGCGCTGGTGGCTACAAGCGCGCACCCATACACCTCTGCTGTATAAAGAGTTGGAGAAAAGAGGGATGACCACTGGTTTAATGTGGCAAGTGATGCGTAAACTGTTAGCGCAACGCATCCCACTCCATCCATTTGAACAATTGCTAGAGACGATCGTCGCGTACTATGTCGTACACCCGCCACAGGGTCATGCACCTCCGGAATGGTCGAGCGCCCACCCGGACGACATCGTCAAATACGTCGCTAAGCAAAAGAAAAAGCGACTCCCGCCACCGAAGCGACCGACCGCCGTCATCCACCGCATCGAGTAA
- a CDS encoding CDP-alcohol phosphatidyltransferase family protein has product MELGKFTLADVKEKSYKKRDAWWTVFLVDPLAARLVLPVANYTRITPNQLSLFAFIIGLFSAYYFYLGHYSALVAGAVLFHFSFVLDCMDGKVARLKGTGTLFGMWLDYTLDRVRVIICATALGVGQFHMTGDFSYVYYAIVIIALDAIRYIDALNMYKIRREMRKRINQKRKVVLKRLKRTHHEPIAQEQKKELERYFGPLKPPLVDVANQEYRNEPVQSVPLYRHSEDTDQDHPLQPNAAPQDNTQAGVRQTKDEASHEKVATAEAVTANASAHATEDTSTQPQPERKRKKGTVDLQQTFKSRFGWYMKVRHALEKVRVRPHLFSGVEFQMFIFIIAPICGIIKETVISSAILLLAFELSIIYKMFLSTRDLNRTLQKIDKIVPERVEEPVAQELTPLTSEKA; this is encoded by the coding sequence ATGGAACTTGGGAAGTTCACGTTAGCTGACGTTAAGGAAAAATCCTACAAAAAGCGCGACGCTTGGTGGACCGTTTTTCTCGTCGATCCACTCGCGGCGCGCTTAGTGTTGCCAGTCGCTAACTATACGCGCATCACTCCGAACCAACTGTCTCTCTTCGCCTTTATTATTGGATTATTTTCGGCGTACTATTTTTATCTAGGTCATTACTCCGCATTAGTGGCCGGGGCCGTATTGTTCCATTTCAGTTTTGTTTTAGACTGTATGGACGGCAAAGTCGCACGGCTGAAAGGAACAGGCACACTGTTCGGCATGTGGCTCGACTATACGCTCGACCGCGTCCGCGTCATTATTTGTGCCACAGCACTCGGCGTCGGCCAGTTCCACATGACAGGTGACTTCAGTTATGTGTATTACGCGATTGTCATCATCGCCCTAGACGCAATCCGCTACATAGACGCCCTCAACATGTATAAGATTCGCCGCGAAATGCGCAAACGGATCAATCAGAAAAGGAAAGTTGTCCTAAAGCGACTGAAACGGACGCATCACGAACCGATTGCCCAAGAACAAAAAAAAGAACTGGAGCGCTATTTTGGCCCTTTAAAACCTCCGCTCGTTGACGTGGCAAACCAGGAATATCGAAACGAACCCGTTCAGTCAGTCCCGCTCTATAGACATTCGGAAGATACCGATCAGGATCATCCGTTACAGCCAAACGCCGCGCCACAAGATAATACGCAAGCAGGTGTGCGTCAAACAAAGGATGAAGCGTCACACGAAAAAGTAGCTACTGCTGAGGCGGTCACTGCGAACGCTTCCGCCCATGCGACTGAAGATACCTCCACACAGCCACAGCCTGAGCGGAAGCGAAAAAAAGGAACGGTAGATTTACAACAAACCTTTAAATCGCGGTTCGGATGGTATATGAAAGTACGCCACGCATTAGAAAAGGTACGAGTTCGCCCCCATTTATTTAGTGGCGTCGAGTTCCAAATGTTTATATTTATTATTGCACCTATTTGTGGGATCATTAAGGAGACAGTCATTTCCAGCGCCATCTTACTGCTCGCCTTCGAATTAAGCATTATTTACAAAATGTTTTTAAGTACGCGCGATCTAAACCGCACACTGCAAAAAATTGACAAGATCGTCCCTGAACGAGTTGAGGAGCCGGTCGCGCAAGAGCTGACACCGCTCACCTCTGAGAAGGCTTAG
- a CDS encoding YmaF family protein yields MSKQKKQAKIRIDGDHAHDFQLVFYDGALPEHVHPYKGETSYDFHHYHRIFGVTAPAPTGVPHVHKFEGTTTFDDGHKHNYAGVTGPAIPLPDGSHYHILEGETTVDARPGGPPHAHSYWGITEK; encoded by the coding sequence ATGAGTAAGCAAAAAAAACAGGCGAAGATACGGATCGACGGCGATCACGCCCACGACTTCCAATTGGTATTTTACGACGGTGCGCTACCGGAACACGTCCACCCGTATAAAGGGGAAACGTCCTACGACTTCCACCACTACCACCGCATCTTCGGCGTGACTGCACCCGCGCCGACCGGCGTCCCGCACGTGCACAAATTCGAAGGGACGACGACGTTTGACGACGGCCACAAACACAACTATGCCGGCGTCACTGGTCCAGCGATTCCGTTACCCGACGGCAGTCACTACCACATCCTCGAAGGGGAGACGACTGTCGATGCCCGTCCCGGCGGCCCCCCGCACGCCCACAGCTACTGGGGCATCACCGAGAAGTAA
- a CDS encoding alkaline phosphatase: MYRHTVRRHLSLFIAFIFLTAIVATPTSVRSLAKQGPPEQIATNVIFMIPDGFSADHATNYRWFKGRKAAWDDLLVGMVKTHSADNKITDSAAAGTAMATGVKTNNGMISVDPQGKERQTILEAARSAGKKTGLVVTSNVTNATPAVFASHVTSRHNERAIAPQMLDRVDVLLGGGKQFFLPMAKGGKQQGRDLVVEANRRGFRLIENRAALRLARADKILGLFANAEMAPELDRDETNEPSLQEMTAKAIDILSQNSSGFFLMVEGSQIDRASHAHDAAWAMKDIAAFEQAVQTAVDFARADGHTLVVIAGDHDTGGMSVGGYNKKEANLEVLRHVNASGNAIAAKLNADRSNVAEIVFQHTGITLTAEEGEAIKRAEQPARAINVVISKRAAVSWTSDTHTGTDIPLYAYGPSSHTFAGLRDNTELPRLIAAALQLRFSP; encoded by the coding sequence ATGTACCGTCACACAGTTAGACGACACCTATCTCTCTTTATCGCGTTCATTTTCCTCACCGCCATTGTTGCCACACCTACGAGTGTACGAAGCTTAGCGAAGCAAGGCCCGCCGGAACAAATAGCGACTAACGTCATCTTCATGATCCCTGACGGCTTTTCCGCCGACCACGCGACGAACTATCGCTGGTTTAAGGGCCGCAAAGCCGCTTGGGACGACCTGTTAGTAGGCATGGTGAAAACGCACTCCGCCGATAATAAAATAACGGACTCTGCCGCTGCCGGCACGGCAATGGCGACCGGTGTCAAGACAAACAACGGGATGATCAGCGTTGACCCGCAAGGAAAGGAGCGGCAGACGATTCTCGAAGCCGCGCGCTCCGCTGGCAAAAAAACGGGTCTCGTCGTGACGTCCAACGTGACGAACGCCACACCTGCCGTATTCGCCTCCCACGTCACCTCGCGTCACAACGAAAGGGCTATCGCTCCACAAATGCTCGACCGCGTCGACGTCCTCCTCGGCGGAGGTAAGCAATTTTTTTTACCGATGGCAAAGGGCGGGAAACAACAAGGGCGCGACCTCGTAGTAGAAGCGAACAGACGCGGCTTTCGCCTGATCGAAAACCGCGCCGCCTTGCGCTTAGCGCGTGCCGATAAAATACTCGGTCTGTTTGCTAACGCCGAAATGGCGCCGGAACTAGATCGCGACGAAACGAATGAACCGAGTTTGCAAGAAATGACGGCGAAAGCGATCGATATTCTTTCCCAAAACAGCTCCGGTTTTTTTCTCATGGTGGAAGGTAGCCAAATCGACCGCGCCAGCCACGCCCACGACGCTGCCTGGGCGATGAAAGATATCGCCGCTTTTGAGCAAGCGGTGCAGACGGCCGTCGACTTCGCCCGCGCAGATGGCCATACGCTCGTCGTGATCGCCGGCGATCACGACACCGGAGGCATGTCGGTCGGCGGTTACAACAAAAAAGAGGCAAATTTAGAAGTGCTACGCCACGTCAACGCCTCGGGGAACGCAATCGCCGCAAAGCTTAACGCAGACCGTAGCAACGTCGCGGAAATCGTGTTTCAGCACACCGGTATCACTTTGACAGCGGAAGAGGGTGAAGCGATCAAGCGGGCAGAACAACCGGCGCGGGCCATTAACGTCGTCATCAGCAAACGCGCCGCTGTCAGTTGGACGAGCGACACGCACACAGGTACTGACATTCCGCTCTACGCCTACGGCCCTTCCTCCCACACCTTTGCTGGACTGCGCGACAACACCGAACTGCCGCGGCTGATCGCTGCTGCATTGCAACTTCGATTTTCACCGTAA
- a CDS encoding ABC transporter permease gives MFYLSVFGRYTAQYLKTRLAYRVDTLVAIFSDLLSQAVNLVFILVVFGHTQLLAGWTRDEVIFIYGFFLVPYAIFSAFFNLWDFNDRYIIKGEMDRVLTRPVHSLFQIVLERMELESLFGAVTGLVVMGYAGSRLGLTVTWYDPFVFIVLVVSGAMIYGGIFISLASISFWSDSRTDIMPMMYNIGNYGRYPVDIYNRIIRYVLTWILPFAFVGVYPSAYFLRKEAWYGYTLLTPVMGTIFLTLAILLWNIGVTKYRGAGN, from the coding sequence ATGTTTTATTTGTCGGTTTTTGGTCGTTATACGGCGCAATATTTAAAGACGCGGCTCGCGTACCGCGTCGACACACTCGTGGCGATTTTTTCTGACTTGTTGTCTCAGGCAGTCAATCTCGTGTTCATTCTCGTCGTGTTCGGGCACACACAACTGTTGGCTGGCTGGACGCGGGATGAAGTCATTTTTATATACGGCTTTTTTCTCGTGCCGTACGCCATCTTCTCCGCTTTCTTTAATTTGTGGGATTTTAACGACCGCTATATTATAAAAGGGGAAATGGACCGCGTACTGACGCGGCCGGTGCACAGTTTGTTCCAAATCGTTTTGGAACGGATGGAGTTAGAGTCGTTGTTCGGGGCGGTAACAGGCCTCGTGGTGATGGGTTACGCTGGCTCGCGGTTAGGTTTGACTGTCACGTGGTACGACCCGTTCGTTTTTATCGTGTTAGTGGTGAGCGGGGCGATGATTTACGGCGGTATTTTTATCTCCCTTGCTAGCATTAGCTTTTGGTCGGACAGCCGGACGGACATTATGCCGATGATGTACAACATCGGCAACTACGGGCGGTACCCCGTCGACATTTACAACCGCATCATTCGTTACGTGTTGACGTGGATTTTGCCTTTTGCCTTCGTCGGCGTGTACCCTTCCGCTTACTTTTTAAGAAAAGAAGCGTGGTACGGTTATACGCTGTTGACTCCCGTGATGGGGACGATCTTTTTAACGCTGGCAATCCTGCTGTGGAATATCGGCGTGACGAAGTACCGCGGTGCTGGTAACTGA
- a CDS encoding ABC transporter ATP-binding protein yields MEDVIYVDNLRKEFKAYSSRPGLKGAFRDLFTRNYAIVPAVDGISLRVKRGEMVGYIGENGAGKSTTIKMLTGILTPTAGTVRVNGMNPHKEREKFVRTIGVVFGQRSQLWWDIAVQESFRLLKKIYKVSDRAYEEHMGHVIASLDIAPLLDKPVRKLSLGQRMRCELAAALIHNPPLLFLDEPTIGLDVLVKLKIRNFLQELNEKYKTTVLLTTHDLSDIEALCERVVMLDDGKVIYDGRLDDLRAKWGEGKQISFSFATRVTRDELQALVRELAVTWTAGKGENVWIANVANEEQEISELIGRVVTAHRITDMKIVDASTEEIIRNIYEEGVVDA; encoded by the coding sequence ATGGAAGATGTTATATATGTAGACAATTTGCGGAAGGAATTCAAGGCGTATTCGAGTCGCCCCGGCTTAAAAGGGGCGTTTCGCGATTTGTTCACCCGTAATTATGCGATCGTTCCTGCTGTCGACGGCATTTCTCTGCGAGTGAAACGCGGGGAGATGGTCGGATACATCGGGGAGAACGGTGCGGGTAAATCGACGACGATTAAAATGTTGACCGGCATTTTGACGCCGACTGCGGGGACGGTGCGCGTCAACGGAATGAATCCACACAAAGAGCGGGAAAAGTTCGTGCGCACGATCGGCGTCGTGTTCGGGCAACGCTCGCAGCTGTGGTGGGACATCGCCGTGCAAGAGTCGTTCCGCTTATTGAAAAAAATATATAAAGTGTCGGATCGCGCGTACGAGGAGCACATGGGGCACGTCATCGCTTCGCTCGACATTGCACCGCTGTTGGACAAACCGGTGCGCAAGTTGTCCCTCGGGCAGCGTATGCGCTGTGAGCTGGCAGCTGCACTCATTCACAACCCGCCGCTGCTTTTTCTCGATGAACCGACAATCGGTTTGGACGTCCTCGTCAAGTTGAAGATCCGCAATTTTTTACAGGAGCTTAACGAAAAATATAAGACGACGGTACTCTTAACGACGCACGACTTATCCGACATCGAAGCGCTTTGCGAACGCGTCGTCATGCTTGACGACGGTAAAGTTATTTACGACGGACGGCTCGATGATTTGCGTGCCAAGTGGGGCGAAGGGAAACAAATCTCGTTTTCGTTTGCGACACGCGTGACGCGGGACGAGCTACAAGCGCTCGTGCGGGAGTTGGCCGTCACGTGGACGGCGGGCAAAGGGGAAAACGTGTGGATTGCTAATGTGGCGAACGAGGAACAGGAGATTTCTGAACTAATTGGACGCGTCGTCACCGCACACCGCATAACCGATATGAAAATTGTCGATGCGTCGACTGAGGAAATTATTCGCAACATTTACGAAGAGGGTGTCGTGGATGCCTAA
- a CDS encoding MBL fold metallo-hydrolase yields the protein MEQQSNRQAVNTNRLAKMDKNSNREKGTNRNNAVNTRKHTTGQTVPRNADHKGQPQALGHDTYLIDGFDLGMPGRTGTYVIQGEQLTLIETGPSPSIPYVLDGLHTLGIHPHEVTYIVVTHIHLDHSGGAGVLLKHCPNATVVVHPRGARHLADPARLIKSARSVYGDQFDALFAPIEPIPAERLLVKEDMETLPIGRDCKLQFLHTPGHAKHHFSIFDPLRKTVYTGDTAGIRYHQTRDCGLTFYLPTTSPNQFDPEAMQASLAKIRALNSETICFGHYGATKDVNEALDEVSAWIPRFVEAGEDALASGESVDGITVRLSQLVSDYLNAARIPSDHPVYDILTLDFAVCAMGIALYLQK from the coding sequence ATGGAACAACAGTCGAATCGTCAAGCAGTAAATACGAATAGATTAGCAAAAATGGATAAAAACTCGAACCGTGAAAAGGGCACGAATCGAAACAATGCCGTGAACACGAGGAAGCATACGACCGGGCAAACGGTCCCCCGAAACGCCGACCACAAAGGACAGCCACAGGCACTCGGACACGACACGTACCTCATTGACGGCTTTGACCTCGGGATGCCCGGGCGCACCGGGACATACGTCATTCAGGGCGAGCAGTTAACGTTAATCGAAACGGGGCCGAGCCCGTCCATCCCCTATGTATTAGACGGGCTGCACACCCTCGGCATACATCCACACGAGGTGACATACATCGTCGTCACCCATATTCACCTCGACCACTCCGGAGGAGCCGGCGTGTTACTAAAACATTGCCCGAACGCGACCGTCGTCGTTCACCCCCGCGGTGCGCGCCACCTTGCCGACCCTGCTCGACTAATTAAAAGTGCCCGGTCCGTCTACGGCGACCAGTTCGACGCCTTGTTCGCGCCGATCGAACCGATCCCGGCTGAACGACTATTAGTGAAGGAAGACATGGAAACGCTACCGATCGGGCGCGACTGCAAATTACAATTTTTACATACGCCCGGTCACGCCAAGCACCACTTTAGCATTTTCGATCCACTGCGCAAAACAGTGTACACCGGGGACACCGCCGGCATCCGCTACCACCAGACAAGAGACTGCGGTTTAACGTTTTATTTGCCCACGACGTCCCCTAATCAGTTTGACCCCGAGGCGATGCAAGCATCACTCGCAAAAATTCGCGCCCTAAATAGCGAGACGATCTGTTTCGGTCACTACGGCGCGACGAAGGACGTCAACGAGGCGCTTGACGAAGTGTCTGCTTGGATTCCGCGCTTCGTCGAGGCGGGCGAAGACGCACTCGCGAGCGGCGAAAGTGTCGACGGCATTACGGTGCGCCTGTCACAACTCGTCAGTGACTATTTAAACGCCGCGCGCATCCCCTCCGACCACCCAGTATATGACATTTTAACCTTAGACTTCGCCGTCTGTGCAATGGGCATCGCGCTTTATTTGCAGAAGTAG
- a CDS encoding DUF4190 domain-containing protein: MEERRNDKEYGYASGVKIGGEADRDASYSEYDADTRYDRDTHYDGASHTENTPFTGAYNGGDQPHGQRLYEGTSGAPYGDGSPVGGTYDSHGAGSLYGQHMTKKPNGLGTAGLICGIVGAVLAIVPVFLWFFSFVLGILAIVFGAISKKRDGSGMAAIVLGAATFGIMLLWVLGFVLLAAVFETQGTQMY; encoded by the coding sequence ATGGAAGAAAGAAGGAACGACAAAGAGTACGGCTATGCGTCGGGCGTTAAGATTGGTGGCGAAGCGGATCGCGACGCTAGCTACTCCGAATACGATGCCGACACCCGCTACGACCGCGATACACACTACGACGGTGCAAGCCATACAGAAAATACGCCGTTCACGGGTGCGTACAATGGAGGAGATCAGCCGCACGGACAGCGTCTTTACGAGGGAACCAGCGGAGCTCCGTACGGTGACGGATCACCAGTTGGGGGTACGTACGATAGTCATGGAGCGGGTTCGCTATACGGACAACACATGACAAAGAAACCTAACGGATTGGGGACGGCCGGGCTAATTTGCGGCATTGTCGGGGCTGTTTTGGCAATCGTTCCTGTATTTCTCTGGTTTTTCTCCTTCGTATTGGGTATTTTAGCCATCGTTTTTGGCGCCATTAGCAAAAAAAGAGACGGTTCGGGAATGGCCGCGATTGTGTTAGGTGCGGCTACCTTTGGGATCATGTTGTTGTGGGTCCTCGGTTTCGTATTATTGGCCGCGGTATTCGAAACACAAGGGACGCAAATGTACTAA
- a CDS encoding N-acetylmuramoyl-L-alanine amidase, whose product MKIYIDPGHGGTDPGAVANGIKEKDVTLAIALKIRDYLKQYEGVSIKMSRTKDETVKLQTITNEANKWKADFLLSIHINAGGGTGFESYIYKSLSSGSKTAKIQNSIHAEIVKQIGMTDRGKKKADFHVLRESTMDALLTENGFIDRASDAKLMKDKKWIERVARGHVNGLAKAFSLKKKPSMSKPKPSPKPTPQPSGKLYRVQIGAFKDQKNAAALEAKAKKAGFDAMIKKEGTLYKVQLGAFKERKNADALAEKAKKAKFDVTINYS is encoded by the coding sequence ATGAAAATTTATATCGATCCGGGACACGGGGGAACTGATCCTGGTGCAGTGGCTAACGGAATAAAAGAAAAAGATGTTACCCTCGCCATCGCCCTTAAAATTCGTGATTACTTGAAGCAATACGAAGGCGTATCGATTAAAATGTCGCGGACGAAAGACGAGACGGTAAAGTTACAGACGATCACGAACGAAGCGAATAAGTGGAAGGCCGATTTTCTTCTCTCAATCCACATTAACGCCGGTGGGGGCACTGGTTTTGAAAGTTATATTTATAAGTCGCTGTCGTCCGGGAGTAAGACGGCTAAGATCCAGAACTCCATTCACGCTGAGATCGTCAAACAAATCGGCATGACCGATAGAGGTAAAAAGAAAGCTGATTTTCACGTCTTGCGCGAATCGACGATGGATGCGTTGCTCACGGAAAACGGATTTATCGATCGGGCGAGCGATGCAAAACTGATGAAAGACAAAAAGTGGATCGAAAGAGTGGCGCGTGGTCACGTCAACGGATTAGCAAAAGCGTTTAGCTTAAAGAAAAAGCCGTCGATGTCGAAACCGAAGCCGTCCCCAAAGCCGACACCACAGCCGTCCGGTAAGCTGTACCGCGTGCAAATTGGGGCGTTCAAAGACCAAAAAAATGCGGCCGCTTTAGAAGCAAAGGCAAAAAAAGCGGGCTTCGACGCGATGATCAAGAAGGAAGGCACGCTGTACAAAGTGCAACTTGGTGCGTTTAAAGAACGAAAAAATGCGGATGCACTAGCAGAAAAGGCAAAGAAGGCCAAGTTCGACGTCACGATTAACTACAGTTAA
- a CDS encoding ABC transporter permease: MPKYLEMIRIRFLMLLAYRTNYYSGILIYSINIGAYYFLWQAIYGDKQTLAGIDVTQMTTYIAVAWMARAFYFNNIDREIASEIREGKVAVELIRPYNYLLMKTMAGLGEGLFRLLFFSVPGMVIVSLLLKLDFSASVATWGLFFISLAFSFVINTQINLLTGILAFFLQNNIGLIRGKRVVIDLFSGLLLPLSFFPGWAQAVMNVLPFQAISYIPSMIFTEAFQGMEIVRALSLQAFWVAVLIVPIQLLWVLAKRQLVVQGG, encoded by the coding sequence ATGCCTAAGTACTTGGAGATGATCCGCATCCGCTTTTTAATGTTGCTCGCCTACCGCACGAACTACTACAGCGGCATCCTCATTTACAGTATCAATATCGGCGCATACTATTTTTTGTGGCAGGCGATTTACGGCGACAAACAGACTCTCGCCGGCATCGATGTGACGCAAATGACGACGTACATCGCCGTCGCGTGGATGGCGCGGGCGTTTTACTTTAATAACATCGACCGCGAAATCGCCAGCGAAATTCGCGAAGGAAAAGTCGCCGTCGAGCTGATCCGTCCGTACAATTACTTACTGATGAAAACGATGGCGGGGTTGGGCGAGGGGCTGTTTCGACTCCTTTTTTTCTCTGTGCCAGGGATGGTCATTGTCAGCCTGTTGCTTAAACTCGACTTCTCCGCCTCTGTGGCGACGTGGGGATTATTTTTTATTTCCCTCGCTTTTAGTTTTGTCATCAACACGCAAATTAATTTATTGACCGGGATTTTAGCGTTTTTCTTGCAAAATAACATCGGCTTAATTCGCGGTAAACGCGTCGTGATCGACTTGTTTTCCGGTTTACTGTTGCCGCTCAGTTTCTTTCCTGGGTGGGCGCAAGCAGTGATGAATGTGTTGCCGTTTCAAGCGATTAGTTACATTCCGAGTATGATTTTTACGGAGGCATTTCAAGGGATGGAAATTGTTCGCGCGCTATCGCTGCAAGCCTTTTGGGTCGCCGTGCTCATCGTCCCGATTCAACTGTTGTGGGTGCTGGCGAAACGGCAACTGGTGGTGCAAGGGGGCTAA